In a genomic window of Candidatus Competibacteraceae bacterium:
- a CDS encoding NAD(P)/FAD-dependent oxidoreductase: MKQYDVAIVGAGFTGLAAAYTLAKKGYKVRIIEADSNPGGLAGTFEFSDGVKLEKFYHHWFNNDVYIPELVRELGKEEDIITLPSRTGLYFNGRIWKLSKPLDLIRFKALSLIDRIRLGLLVFQVGRIKNWHNIEHLSIREWLEPLCGKDVYRVVWEPLIVAKFSVYAEMVNAVWMWKKLVLRGGTRNTKGDEVLRYFRGGFGRLAEAMVLEIQALGGEVFFGQKAIGLRAEGNQILAVRTEQCEITARQFLFTPAFPLIADIFKEVADSHWITCLRRVRYLGNMCLVLRLKFSLSTTYWLNVNDSGFPFVGVIEHTNFDAPENYNGNHIVFLSRYLPVEDPVWSYNDTQYFNFALEQLKRMFPELSPSWVIEYKVWRAEYAQPITEKNYSHYIPTSKTPFSNAFISTMAQIYPEDRGTNYAIREGRSIADVISNHL; the protein is encoded by the coding sequence ATAAAACAATACGATGTGGCTATCGTTGGTGCCGGCTTCACCGGGCTAGCTGCCGCATACACCCTAGCTAAAAAGGGCTATAAAGTACGAATAATAGAAGCTGATTCCAATCCTGGAGGATTAGCGGGAACTTTTGAGTTTTCTGATGGGGTTAAACTCGAAAAATTTTACCATCACTGGTTTAACAATGATGTATATATTCCTGAATTAGTAAGAGAATTAGGAAAAGAAGAGGATATAATTACACTTCCCTCACGAACCGGACTGTATTTCAATGGACGAATATGGAAGCTTTCAAAACCTCTTGATTTAATTCGTTTTAAAGCACTTTCGCTCATTGACCGAATTCGTCTTGGCCTATTGGTTTTCCAAGTTGGTCGCATCAAAAATTGGCATAATATCGAACATCTTAGTATTCGTGAATGGTTAGAACCTCTTTGTGGAAAGGACGTTTATCGCGTAGTCTGGGAACCGTTAATTGTAGCCAAATTTTCAGTTTATGCAGAGATGGTTAATGCGGTATGGATGTGGAAAAAGCTTGTACTTAGAGGTGGCACTCGTAACACTAAAGGCGATGAAGTGCTTAGATATTTTAGAGGCGGATTTGGGCGCCTTGCGGAAGCCATGGTTCTAGAGATTCAAGCTCTTGGCGGTGAAGTTTTTTTTGGCCAAAAAGCGATTGGATTACGTGCAGAAGGAAATCAAATTTTAGCTGTTAGAACCGAGCAGTGCGAAATAACCGCACGGCAATTTTTGTTTACGCCTGCTTTTCCACTTATTGCCGATATCTTTAAAGAAGTTGCGGATTCGCATTGGATTACTTGTTTACGTCGAGTCCGTTATCTTGGAAATATGTGTTTAGTGCTTCGTCTTAAATTCAGCCTATCAACTACTTATTGGCTTAATGTTAATGATTCCGGTTTTCCCTTTGTAGGTGTAATCGAACACACTAACTTTGATGCTCCTGAAAATTATAATGGAAACCATATTGTTTTTTTATCGCGTTATCTTCCTGTGGAAGATCCAGTATGGTCATATAATGACACTCAATATTTTAACTTTGCTTTAGAGCAGCTCAAGCGGATGTTTCCTGAACTAAGTCCTTCTTGGGTTATTGAATATAAGGTTTGGCGTGCAGAATATGCCCAACCAATCACTGAAAAAAACTACTCCCATTACATACCAACTAGTAAAACTCCCTTTAGTAATGCTTTTATTTCCACCATGGCCCAAATATATCCAGAAGATAGAGGCACCAATTATGCTATTCGTGAAGGTCGATCCATTGCCGACGTAATTTCAAATCATTTGTAA
- a CDS encoding flippase-like domain-containing protein — translation MGEAGFFWALLIGFRFSVGPEAAIFVMAATTLSTLIPSSPGYIGSFHLAAFAAASVLGSSSEQSASFAVLSHLGVWLPTTLAGIVAILLNPKLFASLGVKRKNV, via the coding sequence TTGGGAGAAGCAGGTTTTTTTTGGGCATTGTTGATAGGTTTCAGATTTTCTGTTGGCCCTGAGGCAGCTATATTTGTCATGGCAGCGACAACATTATCAACGTTGATTCCATCTTCTCCAGGTTATATTGGTTCATTTCACTTAGCCGCTTTTGCCGCAGCTTCAGTTCTAGGAAGCTCTTCAGAACAATCAGCAAGCTTTGCGGTCTTATCGCATTTAGGGGTATGGCTGCCAACTACATTGGCAGGTATCGTAGCAATTTTACTTAACCCAAAGCTTTTTGCCAGTTTAGGAGTAAAAAGAAAAAATGTGTAA
- a CDS encoding flippase-like domain-containing protein yields MDNRWFQQGIGFIISLLCLIVIARQIKFEDVRIALANFQWLYMFWGLASLTFGYAIRIARWSVLLKTINPEVSIVGCVGPFLGSIALNNILPMRLGDIMRALVFPSILGIGKATATSSLIIERLIDLVTLLVCLFVGFIFTLKAELSGWITKSAFTVGISSILILGFILFFSAPISSYCESFLSYSWVKKSEIRIKFFIMAMNLLKNINVMSRLPILASLFFIFSTDMVGRSRFFLGIVDRFQIFCWP; encoded by the coding sequence ATGGATAACAGATGGTTCCAACAAGGTATTGGATTTATTATTTCACTATTATGCCTTATAGTTATTGCTAGGCAAATTAAGTTTGAGGATGTACGTATAGCACTTGCTAATTTTCAATGGCTCTATATGTTCTGGGGGTTAGCTTCATTAACCTTCGGTTATGCCATACGGATAGCACGTTGGTCAGTTTTGTTAAAAACTATTAATCCTGAAGTTTCTATTGTTGGTTGCGTCGGGCCATTTCTTGGATCTATCGCTCTTAATAATATTTTACCGATGCGCTTAGGTGATATAATGCGGGCTTTAGTTTTTCCCTCTATTCTCGGAATCGGGAAGGCTACAGCAACTAGCAGTTTAATAATTGAGCGCTTGATCGATTTGGTCACTTTGCTAGTGTGTTTATTCGTTGGTTTTATCTTCACTTTAAAAGCTGAGCTTTCGGGTTGGATAACAAAAAGCGCTTTTACTGTAGGGATTTCCAGTATCCTTATATTAGGCTTTATTTTATTTTTTAGCGCGCCAATATCATCATACTGTGAAAGTTTTCTCAGCTATTCTTGGGTTAAAAAAAGTGAAATAAGAATAAAATTTTTTATTATGGCAATGAATTTACTGAAAAATATTAATGTAATGTCGCGTTTACCTATTCTGGCTTCACTTTTTTTTATTTTCAGCACTGATATGGTTGGGAGAAGCAGGTTTTTTTTGGGCATTGTTGATAGGTTTCAGATTTTCTGTTGGCCCTGA
- a CDS encoding glycosyltransferase, translating into MKTISLSTVTPVYSGASYLSRLIEELSDLREKWLTLNAPIFLEEAIFVDDSAIDNSPQILDEISLKYPWVTVIHLSRNFGQHSATVAGILHSSGDWIVTLDEDLQHHPNQIENLLKKVSIQSCDVVYAHPQENVHESLIRDLSSRFYKMLIAKLTGDKNILLFNSFRLIRGSIGRAASSVCSHDMYFDIVLSWFTERVCTIHILLKDERLIEGGKSGYTFRKLLSHARRMIISTHTKALRIGALIGLGGVLTSIFYGGYVIFIKTLTPDSLIHGLASSLITTLFFGGIIVSLISVLLEYISVILLHAQGKPTFFVVDRKDDKILAKYFQDDL; encoded by the coding sequence ATGAAAACTATATCTTTATCGACTGTTACTCCAGTTTATTCAGGTGCTTCTTATTTAAGCAGACTTATAGAAGAACTTAGCGATCTGCGAGAAAAATGGCTTACTTTAAATGCTCCTATTTTTCTTGAAGAAGCAATATTTGTTGATGATTCCGCCATTGACAATTCACCGCAAATTCTGGATGAAATATCTTTAAAATACCCTTGGGTTACAGTAATTCATTTATCCCGTAATTTCGGACAACACTCAGCAACCGTCGCTGGCATCCTTCATTCTTCAGGAGATTGGATTGTAACTCTTGATGAAGATCTTCAACATCACCCCAATCAAATCGAAAATTTACTCAAAAAAGTTAGTATACAAAGTTGTGATGTTGTCTATGCGCATCCTCAAGAAAATGTTCATGAAAGCTTAATCCGCGATTTAAGCTCGCGTTTTTATAAAATGCTAATAGCAAAATTGACGGGCGATAAAAATATTCTTTTATTTAATAGCTTTCGTCTCATAAGAGGATCAATTGGGAGAGCAGCCAGTAGCGTTTGTAGCCATGATATGTATTTCGATATAGTTTTATCTTGGTTTACAGAAAGAGTTTGTACTATTCATATTTTACTTAAAGACGAGCGCCTTATCGAGGGGGGCAAGAGTGGCTATACATTTCGAAAACTTTTATCCCACGCAAGAAGAATGATTATATCAACCCATACTAAAGCTTTACGCATTGGAGCCTTGATTGGATTAGGGGGAGTATTAACTAGTATTTTTTATGGGGGGTACGTAATTTTTATTAAAACTCTCACCCCTGATAGCCTAATACATGGCTTAGCATCCTCATTAATAACTACACTTTTTTTTGGCGGTATTATCGTTTCTTTAATCAGCGTTCTACTTGAATATATATCAGTGATTTTACTCCATGCTCAGGGAAAACCGACCTTTTTTGTTGTAGATAGAAAAGATGATAAAATATTAGCAAAGTATTTTCAGGATGATTTATAA